From Peromyscus maniculatus bairdii isolate BWxNUB_F1_BW_parent chromosome 8, HU_Pman_BW_mat_3.1, whole genome shotgun sequence, a single genomic window includes:
- the Becn1 gene encoding beclin-1 isoform X2, with amino-acid sequence MEGSKASSSTMQVSFVCQRCSQPLKLDTSFKILDRVTIQELTAPLLTTAQAKPGETQEEEAHSGEEPFIETRQDGVSRRFIPPARMMSTESVNSFTLIGEASDGGTMENLSRRLKVTGDLFDIMSGQTDVDHPLCEECTDTLLDQLDTQLNVTENECQNYKYQREYSEFKRQQLELDDELKSVENQMRYAQMQLDKLKKTNVFNATFHIWHSGQFGTINNFRLGRLPSVPVEWNEINAAWGQTVLLLHALANKMGLKFQRYRLVPYGNHSYLESLTDKSKELPLYCSGGLRFFWDNKFDHAMVAFLDCVQQFKEEVEKGETRFCLPYRMDVEKGKIEDTGGSGGSYSIKTQFNSEEQWTKALKFMLTNLKWGLAWVSSQFYNK; translated from the exons ATGGAGGGGTCTAAGGCGTCCAGCAGCACCATGCAGGTGAGCTTCGTGTGCCAGCGCTGCAGCCAGCCTCTGAAACTGGACACGAGCTTCAAGATCCTGGACCGAGTCACCATCCAGGAACTTACAG CTCCATTACTTACCACAGCCCAGGCGAAGCCAGGAGAGACCCAGGAGGAAGAGGCTCACTCAGGAGAG gagCCATTTATCGAAACTCGCCAGGATGGTGTCTCTCGAAGATTCATCCCCCCAGCCAG GATGATGTCTACAGAAAGCGTGAATAGCTTCACTCTGATCGGGGAGGCATCTGACGGTGGCACCATGGAGAATCTCAGCCGGAGACTCAAG gtcactggagacctttttGACATCATGTCGGGTCAGACAGATGTGGATCACCCACTGTGTGAGGAATGCACAGATACTCTCTTAGACCAGCTGGACACTCAGCTCAATGTCACCGAAAATGAATGTCAGAACTACAA GTACCAGCGGGAATACAGTGAATTTAAAAGACAGCAGCTGGAGCTGGATGATGAGCTGAAGAGCGTAGAAAACCAGATGCGGTATGCCCAGATGCAGCTGGACAAACTGAAGAAAACCAACGTCTTTAATGCAACCTTCCATATCTG GCACAGTGGACAATTTGGCACAATCAATAACTTCAGACTAGGTCGTTTACCCAGTGTTCCTGTGGAGTGGAATGAAATCAATGCTGCCTGGGGCCAGACAGTGTTGCTGCTCCATGCACTAGCCAATAAGATGGGTCTGAAGTTTCAGAG GTACCGACTTGTTCCCTATGGAAATCATTCATATCTGGAGTCTCTGACAGACAAGTCTAAG GAGTTGCCGTTATACTGTTCTGGGGGATTGCGGTTTTTCTGGGACAACAAGTTTGACCATGCAATGGTAGCTTTTCTCGACTGTGTGCAGCAGTTCAAAGAAGAGGTGGAGAAGGGCGAGACACGATTTTGTCTTCCATACAG GATGGATGTGGAGAAAGGCAAGATTGAAGATACTGGAGGCAGTGGTGGCTCTTATTCCATCAAAACGCAGTTTAACTCTGAGGAGCAATGGACGAAAGCACTCAAGTTCATGCTGACGAATCTGAAGTGGGGTCTTGCTTGGGTGTCCTCACAGTTCTATAACAAGTGA
- the Becn1 gene encoding beclin-1 isoform X1: MEGSKASSSTMQVSFVCQRCSQPLKLDTSFKILDRVTIQELTAPLLTTAQAKPGETQEEEAHSGEEPFIETRQDGVSRRFIPPARMMSTESVNSFTLIGEASDGGTMENLSRRLKVTGDLFDIMSGQTDVDHPLCEECTDTLLDQLDTQLNVTENECQNYKRCLEILEQMNEDDSEQLQRELKELALEEERLIQELEDVEKNRKVVAENLEKVQAEAERLDQEEAQYQREYSEFKRQQLELDDELKSVENQMRYAQMQLDKLKKTNVFNATFHIWHSGQFGTINNFRLGRLPSVPVEWNEINAAWGQTVLLLHALANKMGLKFQRYRLVPYGNHSYLESLTDKSKELPLYCSGGLRFFWDNKFDHAMVAFLDCVQQFKEEVEKGETRFCLPYRMDVEKGKIEDTGGSGGSYSIKTQFNSEEQWTKALKFMLTNLKWGLAWVSSQFYNK, translated from the exons ATGGAGGGGTCTAAGGCGTCCAGCAGCACCATGCAGGTGAGCTTCGTGTGCCAGCGCTGCAGCCAGCCTCTGAAACTGGACACGAGCTTCAAGATCCTGGACCGAGTCACCATCCAGGAACTTACAG CTCCATTACTTACCACAGCCCAGGCGAAGCCAGGAGAGACCCAGGAGGAAGAGGCTCACTCAGGAGAG gagCCATTTATCGAAACTCGCCAGGATGGTGTCTCTCGAAGATTCATCCCCCCAGCCAG GATGATGTCTACAGAAAGCGTGAATAGCTTCACTCTGATCGGGGAGGCATCTGACGGTGGCACCATGGAGAATCTCAGCCGGAGACTCAAG gtcactggagacctttttGACATCATGTCGGGTCAGACAGATGTGGATCACCCACTGTGTGAGGAATGCACAGATACTCTCTTAGACCAGCTGGACACTCAGCTCAATGTCACCGAAAATGAATGTCAGAACTACAA ACGCTGTTTGGAGATCCTCGAGCAGATGAACGAGGATGACAGTGAACAGCTACAAAGGGAGCTGAAAGAGCTGGCCTTAGAGGAGGAGAGGCTGATCCAGGAGCTAGAAGATGTGGAAAAAAACCGCAAGGTAGTGGCAGAAAACCTGGAGAAGGTccaggctgaggcggagagactgGATCAGGAGGAAGCTCA GTACCAGCGGGAATACAGTGAATTTAAAAGACAGCAGCTGGAGCTGGATGATGAGCTGAAGAGCGTAGAAAACCAGATGCGGTATGCCCAGATGCAGCTGGACAAACTGAAGAAAACCAACGTCTTTAATGCAACCTTCCATATCTG GCACAGTGGACAATTTGGCACAATCAATAACTTCAGACTAGGTCGTTTACCCAGTGTTCCTGTGGAGTGGAATGAAATCAATGCTGCCTGGGGCCAGACAGTGTTGCTGCTCCATGCACTAGCCAATAAGATGGGTCTGAAGTTTCAGAG GTACCGACTTGTTCCCTATGGAAATCATTCATATCTGGAGTCTCTGACAGACAAGTCTAAG GAGTTGCCGTTATACTGTTCTGGGGGATTGCGGTTTTTCTGGGACAACAAGTTTGACCATGCAATGGTAGCTTTTCTCGACTGTGTGCAGCAGTTCAAAGAAGAGGTGGAGAAGGGCGAGACACGATTTTGTCTTCCATACAG GATGGATGTGGAGAAAGGCAAGATTGAAGATACTGGAGGCAGTGGTGGCTCTTATTCCATCAAAACGCAGTTTAACTCTGAGGAGCAATGGACGAAAGCACTCAAGTTCATGCTGACGAATCTGAAGTGGGGTCTTGCTTGGGTGTCCTCACAGTTCTATAACAAGTGA
- the Cntd1 gene encoding cyclin N-terminal domain-containing protein 1 isoform X3: MVKQAENICRQATVQLRNPKTELQKWRALKEQLFNKFTLRLVSCVQLASKLSFHYKIISNITVLNFLQALGYICTKEELLESELDVLKSLNFQINLPTPLAYVEMLLEVLGYNGCLVPATQLHATCLTLLDLVYLLHEPIYGSLLRASIENSTPSQLQGEKFISVKEDFMLLAVGIIAASAFIQNHECWSQVVGHLQSITGIASESIAEFSYAILTHSVGTNTPGQQQPAPHKAARALQTAESSNT, translated from the exons ATGGTGAAGCAGGCAGAGAACATCTGTCGGCAAGCTACAGTCCAGCtgagaaatcctaagacagaacTGCAGAAGTGGAGGgctctgaaagagcagctttTCAACAAGTTTACCCTCCGCTTGGTGTCCTGTGTCCAGCTGGCCAGCAAACTGTCTTTCCACTACAAA ATAATCAGCAACATTACAGTCCTGAATTTCCTCCAGGCTCTTGGTTATATATGCACCAAAGAAGAACTGCTAGAATCAGAGCTTGATGTTTTGAAGTCCCTGAACTTCCAAATAAATCTGCCCACTCCTCTGGCATATGTGGAGATGCTTCTTGAAGTTCTAG GGTACAATGGCTGTTTGGTCCCAGCCACACAACTACATGCAACTTGTCTGACCCTCCTTGACCTGGTCTATCTTCTGCATGAGCCCATATATGGGAGCCTGCTGAGGGCTTCAATTGAGAATTCTACACCCAGTCAGCTGCAAGG GGAAAAGTTTATCTCTGTGAAGGAAGACTTCATGCTGTTGGCAGTTGGAATCATTGCAGCAAGCGCTTTCATCCAAAACCATGAATGTTGGAGCCAG GTTGTAGGACACTTGCAGAGCATCACTGGCATTGCCTCGGAAAGCATTGCTGAGTTCTCTTACGCAATCCTGACTCACAGCGTGGGAACGAACACTCCTGGGCAACAGCAGCCTGCTCCCCACAAGGCCGCCAGAGCCCTGCAGACTGCCGAGTCCTCTAACACATGA
- the Cntd1 gene encoding cyclin N-terminal domain-containing protein 1 isoform X2, producing MSKRFMVKQAENICRQATVQLRNPKTELQKWRALKEQLFNKFTLRLVSCVQLASKLSFHYKIISNITVLNFLQALGYICTKEELLESELDVLKSLNFQINLPTPLAYVEMLLEVLGYNGCLVPATQLHATCLTLLDLVYLLHEPIYGSLLRASIENSTPSQLQGEKFISVKEDFMLLAVGIIAASAFIQNHECWSQVVGHLQSITGIASESIAEFSYAILTHSVGTNTPGQQQPAPHKAARALQTAESSNT from the exons gtTTATGGTGAAGCAGGCAGAGAACATCTGTCGGCAAGCTACAGTCCAGCtgagaaatcctaagacagaacTGCAGAAGTGGAGGgctctgaaagagcagctttTCAACAAGTTTACCCTCCGCTTGGTGTCCTGTGTCCAGCTGGCCAGCAAACTGTCTTTCCACTACAAA ATAATCAGCAACATTACAGTCCTGAATTTCCTCCAGGCTCTTGGTTATATATGCACCAAAGAAGAACTGCTAGAATCAGAGCTTGATGTTTTGAAGTCCCTGAACTTCCAAATAAATCTGCCCACTCCTCTGGCATATGTGGAGATGCTTCTTGAAGTTCTAG GGTACAATGGCTGTTTGGTCCCAGCCACACAACTACATGCAACTTGTCTGACCCTCCTTGACCTGGTCTATCTTCTGCATGAGCCCATATATGGGAGCCTGCTGAGGGCTTCAATTGAGAATTCTACACCCAGTCAGCTGCAAGG GGAAAAGTTTATCTCTGTGAAGGAAGACTTCATGCTGTTGGCAGTTGGAATCATTGCAGCAAGCGCTTTCATCCAAAACCATGAATGTTGGAGCCAG GTTGTAGGACACTTGCAGAGCATCACTGGCATTGCCTCGGAAAGCATTGCTGAGTTCTCTTACGCAATCCTGACTCACAGCGTGGGAACGAACACTCCTGGGCAACAGCAGCCTGCTCCCCACAAGGCCGCCAGAGCCCTGCAGACTGCCGAGTCCTCTAACACATGA